From one Luteolibacter arcticus genomic stretch:
- a CDS encoding aspartate 1-decarboxylase encodes MLHQVLKSKLHRAMITAADVDYEGSIEIPTDLMEVVGLWPGEKVLVASITTGNRLETYVQPGVPGTGNILINGGAAHRIKKGERVAIMAFGLSDTPVLAKKVVLDEENRVLRDGR; translated from the coding sequence ATGCTCCACCAGGTGCTCAAATCCAAGCTTCACCGGGCGATGATCACCGCCGCCGACGTCGATTACGAAGGCAGCATCGAGATCCCCACCGACCTGATGGAAGTCGTCGGCCTGTGGCCGGGCGAGAAGGTTCTCGTCGCCTCCATCACCACCGGCAACCGGCTCGAGACTTACGTGCAACCTGGCGTCCCCGGCACCGGCAACATTCTCATCAACGGCGGCGCCGCCCATCGCATCAAGAAGGGCGAGCGGGTCGCAATCATGGCTTTCGGCCTTTCCGACACCCCGGTGCTGGCCAAGAAGGTGGTCCTCGACGAAGAAAATCGCGTTCTGCGCGACGGGCGCTGA
- a CDS encoding NADH-quinone oxidoreductase subunit A: MIRCGSYHAGRMSSQYLPVFVQILVAIGFAVVSLTLSVLLGKSARRNATKDSAYECGMLPIGEGSPRFSVKFYLVAMLFVIFDIEVVFMYPWAVQFRDLVAGGNAVPLVSMAGFAGVLAVAYVYALKKGALTWKN, encoded by the coding sequence ATGATCCGCTGTGGCTCCTATCACGCGGGCCGGATGTCGTCCCAGTACCTCCCCGTTTTCGTCCAGATCCTCGTGGCCATCGGCTTCGCGGTCGTGAGCCTGACTCTCAGCGTGCTGCTCGGCAAATCCGCCCGCCGCAATGCGACCAAGGACAGCGCCTACGAGTGCGGCATGTTGCCGATCGGCGAAGGGTCACCACGCTTCTCGGTGAAATTCTACCTGGTCGCGATGCTGTTCGTGATCTTCGACATCGAGGTGGTCTTCATGTATCCATGGGCGGTGCAGTTCCGCGACCTCGTTGCTGGTGGCAATGCCGTGCCGCTGGTCTCCATGGCAGGCTTCGCCGGCGTGCTCGCCGTGGCCTACGTCTATGCGCTCAAGAAGGGCGCGCTGACGTGGAAGAACTGA
- a CDS encoding ribose-phosphate diphosphokinase, which produces MKLISGTAHRALAERIADTLGTKLADVHVTAFPDGETFVKINENIRGDDVFIIQPSCPPTNHNIMELLIMVDAARRASAGRITAVMPFFGYARQDRKDQPRVPITAKLVANLLTSAGVGRVLTMDLHAPQIQGFFDIPVDHLYAKPALIHYLRERHPDTSNLCVVSPDVGGVKMARAYADALGADLAIVAKHRVSATRVEAMNVIGEVEGRDVILIDDMTETAGTLTAAAEILGKHGARRIFAAVSHAVLGDLGQERIQNSVIEEVITTDSVPQASGPKVQAVGIAPLLGEAIRRINGGQSVTSLFDF; this is translated from the coding sequence ATGAAACTCATCAGTGGAACCGCTCACCGCGCGCTCGCCGAGCGCATTGCCGATACCCTTGGCACCAAACTCGCCGATGTCCACGTCACGGCGTTTCCGGACGGTGAAACGTTCGTCAAGATCAACGAGAACATTCGCGGGGATGATGTCTTCATCATCCAGCCGAGCTGCCCGCCGACGAATCACAACATCATGGAGTTGCTGATCATGGTGGATGCCGCCCGCCGCGCCAGCGCCGGCCGGATCACCGCCGTGATGCCCTTCTTCGGCTACGCCCGCCAAGACCGCAAGGACCAGCCGCGGGTGCCGATCACCGCGAAGCTCGTCGCCAACCTGCTCACCTCCGCCGGGGTCGGCCGGGTGCTGACCATGGACCTGCACGCACCGCAGATCCAGGGCTTCTTCGATATTCCGGTGGACCATCTCTACGCGAAGCCCGCGCTCATCCACTACCTGCGCGAACGCCATCCGGACACCTCGAACCTGTGCGTGGTATCGCCCGATGTGGGCGGCGTGAAGATGGCCCGCGCTTATGCCGACGCGCTGGGTGCCGACCTGGCAATCGTCGCGAAGCACCGCGTCAGCGCCACCCGTGTGGAGGCGATGAACGTCATCGGTGAAGTGGAAGGCCGCGATGTGATCCTGATCGACGACATGACCGAGACTGCCGGAACCCTGACCGCTGCCGCGGAGATCCTCGGCAAGCACGGCGCCCGCCGGATCTTTGCCGCCGTTTCCCACGCCGTGCTGGGAGATCTCGGGCAGGAGCGAATCCAGAATTCGGTGATTGAGGAAGTCATCACCACCGACTCGGTCCCGCAGGCGTCCGGCCCGAAAGTCCAGGCTGTCGGCATCGCGCCGCTGCTTGGCGAAGCGATCCGTCGCATCAATGGCGGACAATCGGTGACCTCGCTGTTCGACTTCTGA
- a CDS encoding sugar transferase: MPMSTGRKQAFSIQALQLLDAALVWLGFWLASIVRDPIRDYYGLPSMESSILADMSWVLYIAVPFTPLVLEHFGFYEHVRRKSRHKALQQIVKALAVMGLVLGLISVFSRLQEASRLILGIGAPIVAFLLLLRDRVTRKRMILLERNEGRRERVVLAGSGQDLDELIEELDPEATGGWNIVERFDLTSRPVEELYELLKRETVERVIFATRRTAFDRVAQAVEACELQGVEAWIAASFIRTQIARPVFDSIGNKPMLVLRSTPELSWELLTKEAFDRLGALFLITVSSPLWLIAAIGIRFNSPGAPILFCQKRAGHYGRPFRMWKFRTMVPNAEALLEQIKAEHGNQMDGPVFKLDRDPRIFPFGGWLRKLSIDELPQLLNVLTGEMSLVGPRPLPLYEVAAFSELAHRRRLSVKPGITCEWQAGGRNKITSFEQWVEMDLKYIDNWSLWLDIKILLKTIPAVLLGRGAK; the protein is encoded by the coding sequence ATGCCGATGTCCACCGGACGCAAACAGGCTTTTTCCATTCAGGCGCTTCAGCTCCTGGATGCGGCGCTGGTTTGGCTGGGATTTTGGCTCGCGTCGATCGTCCGTGATCCGATCCGTGACTACTACGGGCTGCCCTCGATGGAGAGTTCCATCCTCGCGGACATGAGCTGGGTGCTCTACATCGCGGTGCCTTTCACGCCGCTGGTGCTGGAGCATTTCGGGTTCTACGAGCACGTCCGCCGGAAGTCCCGCCACAAGGCGCTGCAACAGATCGTCAAGGCTCTGGCCGTGATGGGACTGGTGCTCGGCTTGATCTCGGTATTCTCCCGGCTGCAGGAAGCCAGCCGCCTGATCCTCGGTATTGGTGCGCCGATCGTGGCGTTCCTGCTGCTGCTGCGCGACCGGGTGACTCGCAAGCGGATGATCCTCCTCGAGCGGAACGAAGGACGCCGCGAGCGGGTGGTTCTGGCGGGATCTGGACAGGATCTGGATGAATTGATCGAGGAGCTCGATCCCGAGGCGACCGGTGGCTGGAACATCGTCGAGCGCTTCGACCTGACCTCCCGCCCCGTGGAGGAGCTTTATGAATTGCTGAAGAGGGAAACTGTGGAGCGGGTGATCTTCGCCACCCGGCGCACCGCCTTCGACCGCGTGGCGCAGGCCGTGGAGGCTTGCGAGCTGCAAGGCGTCGAGGCGTGGATCGCGGCGTCTTTCATCCGCACCCAGATCGCCCGGCCGGTGTTCGATTCCATCGGGAACAAGCCGATGCTGGTGTTGCGTTCCACACCGGAGCTGAGTTGGGAACTTCTGACCAAGGAGGCCTTCGACCGGTTGGGGGCCCTGTTTCTGATCACCGTCAGTTCACCATTGTGGCTGATTGCGGCCATCGGCATTCGCTTCAACAGCCCGGGTGCTCCGATTCTCTTCTGCCAGAAGCGTGCGGGCCATTACGGCAGGCCGTTCCGGATGTGGAAATTCCGCACCATGGTGCCGAATGCCGAGGCCTTGCTGGAACAGATCAAGGCCGAGCACGGCAACCAGATGGACGGACCGGTCTTCAAGCTCGACCGCGACCCGCGCATTTTCCCTTTCGGCGGTTGGCTGCGCAAACTCAGCATTGATGAGCTGCCACAGCTCCTCAACGTGCTCACCGGCGAGATGAGCCTGGTCGGCCCGCGACCGCTGCCGCTCTACGAGGTGGCCGCCTTTTCCGAGCTGGCCCACCGCCGCCGCCTGAGCGTGAAGCCAGGCATCACCTGTGAGTGGCAGGCTGGCGGTCGCAACAAGATCACCAGCTTCGAGCAATGGGTGGAGATGGACCTCAAGTACATCGACAATTGGTCGCTGTGGCTGGATATCAAGATCCTGCTCAAGACCATCCCGGCTGTTCTGCTAGGCAGGGGAGCGAAGTAA
- a CDS encoding aspartate-semialdehyde dehydrogenase — MSEPKHVAIVGATGAVGEEMLLCLEQRNFPVGKLTLLASARSAGKRIPFRGQDIVVQELTHDSFAGVDIALFSAGGGISLEFGPSAAAAGAVVIDNSSAFRMDDGVPLVVPEINPAAAKDHPKGIIANPNCTTIISLMALAPLHEKFGLKSIIASSYQAVSGSGAQGIIELEEQVKAIANGLPFEPKVYPRQIAFNVIPQVDSFTANGYTKEEMKMLNEGRKILGHADLKVSCTCVRVPVYRSHSVSITAQFEKPVDVEAARAAYAGKPGIQVVDDPANKVFPVPLDTTGKDDCLVGRIRKNLVLDNALDLWVVGDQVRKGAALNAVQIAEIL, encoded by the coding sequence ATGAGCGAACCCAAGCACGTCGCGATCGTCGGCGCCACCGGAGCGGTCGGCGAGGAAATGCTTCTCTGTCTCGAACAGCGGAATTTCCCCGTCGGAAAACTGACCTTGCTGGCCTCTGCCCGCTCGGCCGGCAAACGCATCCCATTCCGCGGCCAGGACATCGTCGTGCAGGAGCTCACACACGACAGCTTCGCCGGTGTGGACATCGCGCTCTTTTCCGCAGGCGGCGGCATTTCCCTCGAATTCGGCCCGTCCGCGGCAGCCGCCGGTGCGGTCGTGATCGACAATTCGTCAGCCTTCCGGATGGACGATGGCGTCCCGCTGGTGGTCCCGGAAATCAACCCCGCCGCCGCGAAGGATCATCCGAAGGGCATCATCGCCAACCCGAACTGCACCACCATCATCTCGCTGATGGCGCTCGCGCCGCTGCACGAGAAGTTCGGCCTCAAGTCGATCATCGCCTCCTCCTACCAGGCCGTCTCCGGCTCGGGCGCACAGGGCATCATCGAGCTGGAAGAGCAGGTCAAGGCGATCGCCAACGGACTGCCCTTCGAGCCAAAGGTGTATCCGCGCCAGATCGCTTTCAACGTCATCCCGCAAGTCGATTCCTTCACCGCCAACGGCTACACCAAGGAAGAGATGAAGATGCTCAACGAAGGCCGCAAGATCCTCGGTCACGCCGACCTCAAGGTCTCCTGCACCTGCGTCCGCGTGCCGGTCTATCGCTCGCACTCGGTTTCAATCACCGCGCAGTTTGAGAAGCCAGTCGATGTCGAAGCCGCCCGCGCCGCCTATGCCGGCAAGCCCGGCATCCAGGTCGTGGATGATCCGGCGAACAAGGTCTTCCCCGTGCCGCTCGACACCACCGGCAAGGACGACTGCCTCGTCGGCCGCATCCGCAAGAACCTGGTCCTCGACAACGCCCTCGACCTCTGGGTCGTCGGCGACCAGGTCCGCAAGGGTGCCGCGCTCAACGCCGTGCAGATCGCCGAGATCCTCTGA
- a CDS encoding polyprenyl synthetase family protein: MDLKSYLATRAAEVDAALDAFLPKAKEKPATIHAAMRYTVFAGGKRLRPILCLAAAEACGGDSESAIPPACAVEILHTYSLVHDDLPCMDDDDLRRGRPTCHKVYGEGMAVLTGDALLTEAFLILAQTHPAKRYPVGSYVAELALTGGSTKLIGGQVMDLEGEGKKLTKAQLVKIHEAKTAALLTTSIRLGAMTANATDKQLEALSIFGRALGLAFQVIDDILDVTASTEVLGKTAGKDAAVEKATYPAILGLEKSRKEAAKLTKEAMDALLPLGKKAQRLREIADYLLKREY, from the coding sequence ATGGATTTAAAGTCCTACCTCGCCACCCGCGCCGCTGAAGTCGATGCCGCGCTCGATGCCTTCTTGCCGAAGGCGAAGGAAAAGCCGGCCACCATCCACGCGGCGATGCGCTACACCGTCTTCGCCGGCGGCAAGCGCCTGCGTCCCATCCTCTGCCTCGCCGCGGCTGAGGCCTGCGGTGGCGATTCCGAGTCCGCGATCCCGCCCGCCTGCGCGGTGGAGATCCTGCACACCTACTCGCTGGTCCACGATGACCTGCCATGCATGGATGACGATGACCTTCGCCGCGGACGCCCCACCTGCCACAAGGTCTATGGCGAAGGCATGGCCGTCCTCACCGGCGATGCGCTCCTTACCGAAGCCTTCCTCATCCTTGCCCAGACCCATCCGGCGAAGCGCTACCCCGTCGGCAGCTACGTCGCCGAACTCGCATTGACCGGCGGCTCGACCAAGCTCATCGGCGGCCAGGTGATGGACCTTGAGGGTGAAGGCAAGAAGCTAACCAAGGCCCAGCTCGTGAAAATCCACGAAGCGAAAACCGCCGCGCTGCTGACCACCTCGATCCGCCTCGGCGCGATGACCGCAAATGCCACCGACAAGCAACTCGAAGCTCTCAGCATCTTCGGCCGCGCCCTTGGCCTCGCCTTCCAGGTGATCGACGACATCCTCGACGTAACAGCCTCCACCGAAGTCCTCGGCAAGACCGCCGGCAAGGACGCCGCGGTCGAAAAGGCCACCTACCCCGCCATCCTCGGCCTGGAGAAGTCCCGCAAGGAAGCCGCCAAGCTCACCAAGGAAGCGATGGATGCCCTGCTACCCCTCGGCAAGAAGGCCCAGCGCCTGCGCGAGATCGCGGACTACCTGCTGAAGCGGGAGTATTGA